One segment of Ureibacillus thermophilus DNA contains the following:
- a CDS encoding P-II family nitrogen regulator gives MKKVEVITRPEVFKELRDNLFSIGIGGMTVTEAAGSGKQKGMEGLFRGTTFEIKVLPKLKIELVVDDEKVPEVVEVIQKTCNTGSVGDGKIFIIPVEDAIRIRTGEHGQEAII, from the coding sequence ATGAAAAAAGTTGAAGTGATTACCCGTCCAGAAGTGTTTAAAGAATTGCGGGATAACTTGTTTTCCATCGGTATCGGCGGCATGACGGTAACGGAAGCCGCCGGTAGCGGCAAACAAAAAGGGATGGAAGGTTTATTTCGAGGCACAACCTTTGAAATAAAAGTCCTCCCTAAATTAAAAATTGAATTGGTGGTTGACGACGAAAAAGTTCCAGAAGTAGTCGAAGTTATTCAGAAAACTTGCAATACAGGATCGGTAGGTGATGGGAAAATCTTTATTATCCCTGTAGAAGATGCGATTCGCATTCGAACAGGCGAACATGGCCAAGAAGCGATTATATAA
- the glnA gene encoding type I glutamate--ammonia ligase: MKKNYTKEAILKIAEEENVRYIRLQFTDLFGIIKNVEIPLSQLPKALDNKIMFDGSSIEGFVRIEESDMYLYPDLNTWLIFPWETEYGKVARLICDVYLPDGNPFPGDPRGVLKRVLKEANELGFTAMNVGPEPEFFLFKTDASGNPTMELNDQGGYFDLAPTDLGENCRRDIVLTLEQMGFEIEASHHEVAPGQHEIDFKYADAIETADNIQTFKLVVKNIARKHGLHATFMPKPLYGVNGSGMHCHQSLFRGNENAFYDENDELGLSETAKQYLAGILKHAYSFAAITNPTVNSYKRLVPGYEAPCYIAWSGKNRSPLVRIPASRGLSTRIELRNPDPSANPYLALAVMLAAGLDGIKNKLTLCDPVNSNIYKMDEDQLEELKIKSLPESLKEALDALEQNEVIKAALGEHITTHFIEAKRIEWDEFRINVHPWERERYITLY, translated from the coding sequence ATGAAGAAAAATTATACAAAAGAAGCCATTTTAAAAATCGCAGAAGAAGAAAACGTGCGCTATATTCGCTTACAATTCACAGATTTATTCGGAATTATTAAAAACGTTGAAATTCCGTTAAGCCAATTGCCAAAGGCTTTAGACAACAAAATCATGTTTGATGGTTCTTCTATTGAAGGGTTTGTAAGAATTGAAGAATCTGATATGTACTTATATCCGGATTTAAACACATGGCTGATCTTCCCTTGGGAAACAGAATACGGAAAAGTGGCCCGTTTAATTTGTGATGTATACTTGCCAGATGGCAATCCATTCCCTGGCGACCCACGCGGAGTTTTAAAACGAGTTTTAAAAGAAGCCAACGAACTTGGATTTACAGCAATGAATGTAGGTCCAGAACCAGAATTCTTCTTATTTAAAACAGATGCAAGCGGCAACCCAACAATGGAATTAAATGACCAAGGCGGCTACTTTGATTTAGCGCCAACGGACCTTGGAGAAAACTGCCGTCGTGATATCGTTCTAACTTTAGAACAAATGGGCTTTGAAATTGAAGCTTCTCACCACGAAGTTGCGCCTGGTCAACATGAAATTGACTTTAAATATGCCGATGCTATCGAAACGGCTGACAATATTCAAACTTTCAAATTAGTAGTAAAAAATATTGCTAGAAAACATGGATTGCATGCCACATTCATGCCAAAACCTCTCTATGGCGTAAATGGTTCAGGTATGCACTGCCACCAATCTCTTTTCCGTGGAAATGAAAATGCCTTCTATGATGAAAACGATGAACTAGGTTTAAGTGAAACAGCGAAACAATATTTAGCAGGAATTCTAAAACATGCTTACAGTTTCGCAGCCATTACAAATCCAACAGTAAACTCCTACAAACGATTAGTTCCAGGTTATGAAGCTCCATGTTATATTGCATGGTCAGGCAAAAACCGCAGTCCTCTTGTACGTATTCCAGCAAGCCGTGGATTAAGCACTCGTATTGAATTAAGAAATCCAGATCCATCAGCAAACCCATATCTCGCATTAGCTGTTATGCTAGCTGCAGGTCTGGACGGCATTAAAAACAAATTAACCCTTTGTGATCCTGTAAACTCCAACATTTACAAAATGGATGAAGATCAATTAGAAGAATTAAAAATTAAGAGTCTTCCAGAAAGCCTCAAAGAAGCATTGGACGCGTTGGAACAAAATGAAGTGATTAAAGCAGCCCTTGGCGAACATATTACAACACACTTTATTGAAGCAAAACGCATCGAATGGGATGAATTCAGAATTAACGTGCATCCATGGGAACGTGAACGCTATATCACTCTATACTAA
- the dapF gene encoding diaminopimelate epimerase translates to MLFTKMHGLGNNYILINLLENTLEDEYLPTLARNLSDVRFGIGSDGLILICDSKVADFRMRIFNADGSEGKNCGNGLRCVAKYLYDHQFIVSESFTIETLGGIVEVHISEKKKEVEFVTVDMGEPKLLKGMIPMKGEPMTMTINEPFTIGENLYHLTCVSMGNPHAIIFADNVHDVPLEKIGPIIEHAEIFPERVNVGIVTVKNSKELDYRVWERGSGITMACGTGACAAVVAATLNKKIEKNQLITVHLPGGDLEIRWDENNHIWMKGRAEYICHGEIKLEHFTKEKMLKAAGQ, encoded by the coding sequence ATGCTATTTACGAAAATGCATGGATTAGGAAATAATTATATCTTAATCAATCTTTTAGAAAACACCTTAGAAGATGAATATCTTCCAACACTTGCTAGAAATCTTTCCGATGTGAGATTTGGCATTGGTTCTGATGGTTTAATCCTCATTTGCGATTCAAAAGTGGCGGACTTCAGGATGAGAATCTTTAATGCAGATGGTTCAGAAGGAAAAAATTGCGGCAACGGATTAAGATGTGTTGCGAAATATTTATATGATCATCAGTTTATAGTTTCCGAGAGTTTTACCATTGAAACCCTCGGTGGAATTGTAGAAGTCCATATTTCAGAAAAGAAAAAAGAAGTGGAATTTGTGACGGTTGATATGGGTGAACCGAAATTGTTAAAAGGAATGATTCCAATGAAAGGGGAGCCTATGACGATGACCATCAATGAACCATTTACCATTGGTGAAAATCTCTACCATTTAACGTGTGTCTCCATGGGTAACCCACATGCCATCATATTTGCTGACAATGTTCATGACGTACCCCTTGAGAAAATCGGTCCCATCATCGAACATGCTGAAATATTTCCCGAAAGAGTCAATGTCGGCATAGTAACTGTTAAAAATTCCAAAGAACTCGATTATCGAGTTTGGGAAAGAGGCTCAGGTATTACAATGGCATGCGGAACAGGTGCTTGTGCAGCAGTTGTCGCAGCCACCTTAAATAAAAAGATTGAGAAGAACCAATTAATAACCGTACATCTTCCAGGAGGTGATTTAGAGATTCGGTGGGATGAAAACAATCATATTTGGATGAAGGGTAGGGCAGAGTACATCTGCCACGGTGAAATTAAATTAGAACATTTCACCAAAGAAAAGATGCTTAAAGCAGCAGGACAATAA